The following proteins are encoded in a genomic region of Mesoplodon densirostris isolate mMesDen1 chromosome 12, mMesDen1 primary haplotype, whole genome shotgun sequence:
- the GPR6 gene encoding G-protein coupled receptor 6: MNASSSSLNDSQVVAVAAEGAAAAATAAGARDTGEWGPPAAAAAAALGGSGTANASLELSSQLPAGPTGLLLSSVNPWDVLLCVSGTVIAGENALVVALIASTPALRTPMFVLVGSLATADLLAGCGLILHFVFQYVVPSETVSLLTVGFLVASFAASVSSLLAITVDRYLSLYNALTYYSRRTLLGVHLLLAATWTVSLGLGLLPVLGWNCLAERAACSVVRPLTRSHVALLSATFFAVFGIMLHLYVRICQVVWRHAHQIALQQHCLAPPHLAATRKGVGMLAVVLGTFGASWLPFAIYCVVGSHEDPAAYTYATLLPATYNSMINPIIYAFRNQEIQRALWLLFCGCFQSKVPFRSRSPSEV; this comes from the coding sequence ATGAACGCGAGCTCATCTTCGCTCAACGACTCCCAGGTGGTGGCAGTGGCGGCCGAGGGTGCGGCGGCAGCGGCCACCGCAGCAGGAGCGCGGGACACCGGTGAATGGGGGCCCCCGGCAGCCGCAGCCGCAGCGGCGCTGGGGGGCAGCGGCACAGCTAATGCGTCGCTGGAGTTGTCTTCGCAGCTGCCAGCGGGGCCGACGGGGCTGCTGCTGTCTTCAGTGAATCCATGGGACGTACTGCTCTGCGTGTCTGGGACGGTGATCGCAGGCGAAAATGCGCTGGTGGTGGCGCTCATCGCGTCCACACCTGCGCTGCGCACGCCCATGTTCGTGCTGGTAGGCAGCCTGGCCACCGCCGACCTGCTGGCGGGCTGCGGTCTTATTCTGCACTTCGTATTCCAGTACGTGGTGCCCTCGGAGACTGTGAGCCTGCTTACTGTGGGCTTCCTCGTGGCCTCCTTCGCTGCCTCTGTCAGCAGCCTGTTGGCCATTACGGTGGACCGCTACCTGTCCCTCTACAACGCGCTCACCTATTACTCGCGACGGACCCTGTTGGGTGTGCACCTCCTTCTCGCTGCCACCTGGACGGTGTCCTTAGGCCTTGGGCTGCTGCCGGTGCTTGGCTGGAACTGCCTGGCAGAGCGTGCCGCCTGCAGCGTGGTGCGCCCGCTGACGCGCAGCCACGTGGCACTGCTCTCCGCCACCTTCTTTGCGGTCTTCGGCATCATGCTGCACCTTTACGTGCGCATCTGCCAGGTGGTCTGGCGTCACGCGCACCAGATCGCGCTGCAGCAGCACTGCCTGGCGCCGCCCCACCTTGCCGCCACCAGAAAGGGTGTGGGTATGCTGGCCGTGGTGCTGGGCACTTTCGGTGCCAGCTGGCTGCCCTTTGCCATCTACTGCGTGGTAGGCAGCCATGAGGACCCAGCTGCCTACACCTACGCCACCCTGCTGCCAGCCACCTACAACTCTATGATCAATCCTATCATCTATGCCTTCCGCAACCAGGAGATCCAACGCGCCCTGTGGCTCCTGTTTTGTGGCTGTTTCCAGTCCAAAGTGCCCTTCCGCTCCAGGTCCCCCAGTGAGGTCTGA